The following proteins are encoded in a genomic region of Neomicrococcus aestuarii:
- a CDS encoding alpha/beta hydrolase — protein sequence MNTALPAPQPPLDPTQPFTVLRPGSTAVLVIHGFTGSPLSVRPWANAFLEAGFSVSVPLLPGHGTRWEDLNGTSYKAYINAVSAHFDRLRREHENVVVAGLSMGGTLALRLGEIRDPAGIITVNPSLKFASPTASLAPALRWVVKSVEPIRDDIAKPGVTEGAYSRTPVGGVAELGKLMAVTRGKLSQITAPVLLFRSATDHVVPDSSIKILEKGLAKNPLKGSNVQVTALPNSFHVATLDYDAAAIESGSVAFVRGLVK from the coding sequence ATGAACACGGCTCTTCCCGCTCCCCAGCCACCGCTTGATCCCACGCAGCCCTTCACTGTGTTGCGCCCGGGCTCTACGGCGGTTTTGGTGATTCACGGTTTTACCGGTTCACCATTGTCGGTTCGCCCGTGGGCCAACGCTTTCCTGGAGGCGGGGTTCAGTGTCAGCGTCCCGCTCCTTCCCGGGCATGGAACACGCTGGGAAGACCTCAATGGCACCAGCTACAAGGCGTACATCAATGCGGTGTCGGCGCACTTTGATCGTCTTCGACGCGAGCATGAGAACGTGGTGGTGGCGGGGCTATCGATGGGTGGAACGCTCGCCCTTCGCTTGGGGGAAATTCGAGATCCTGCTGGCATCATCACTGTCAATCCATCACTGAAGTTTGCTTCCCCTACTGCGAGTCTGGCCCCTGCTCTGCGGTGGGTCGTCAAATCGGTAGAGCCCATTAGAGATGACATCGCCAAGCCAGGGGTCACTGAGGGTGCTTACTCGCGGACGCCTGTGGGTGGTGTCGCCGAGCTGGGCAAGCTCATGGCCGTGACGCGTGGGAAGCTTTCACAGATCACCGCCCCCGTCTTACTGTTCCGCTCAGCCACTGATCACGTGGTCCCGGACTCCAGCATCAAGATCCTCGAAAAGGGGCTCGCCAAGAATCCCCTCAAGGGCAGCAATGTGCAGGTGACCGCGCTTCCGAACAGCTTCCATGTTGCTACTTTGGACTACGACGCCGCAGCTATCGAAAGCGGTTCCGTTGCGTTTGTGAGGGGTCTAGTTAAGTGA
- a CDS encoding lysophospholipid acyltransferase family protein has protein sequence MFYWFMKTFVVAPITTVLFRPWVKGLDNIPKEGAAILASNHLSVSDSVFLPVTVDRPVVFLAKIEYFTGKGLKGRVTAAFFRMTNQLPMDRSGGAASMNSLASGAQALREGKLLGIYPEGTRSPDGKLHKGKVGVARLAIATGVPVIPIAMIGTDKVQPIGKTVPNIRRVGMIVGEPLDFSAYAGREDDRFAQREVTDKIMDSIMRLSGQEYVDEYAQKIKARAAHKHGASS, from the coding sequence GTGTTCTATTGGTTCATGAAGACGTTCGTCGTCGCCCCGATTACTACAGTCCTCTTCCGTCCTTGGGTCAAGGGTCTGGACAACATTCCCAAAGAGGGTGCCGCCATTTTGGCGTCCAACCACCTTTCGGTCTCAGACTCAGTCTTCTTGCCTGTTACGGTGGACCGCCCCGTGGTGTTCTTGGCGAAGATCGAGTACTTCACCGGTAAAGGCCTCAAAGGTCGCGTCACCGCGGCGTTCTTCCGAATGACCAATCAGCTTCCCATGGACCGTTCTGGCGGCGCGGCCTCCATGAATTCCTTGGCATCAGGCGCACAAGCACTCCGCGAAGGAAAGCTCCTGGGCATCTACCCGGAGGGCACCCGTAGCCCGGACGGCAAGCTCCACAAGGGCAAGGTGGGCGTCGCTCGATTGGCGATCGCCACAGGCGTGCCTGTTATTCCTATCGCCATGATCGGCACGGACAAGGTTCAGCCGATCGGCAAGACCGTTCCGAATATTCGACGCGTCGGCATGATCGTCGGTGAGCCGCTGGACTTCTCCGCTTACGCTGGCCGCGAAGACGATCGCTTTGCTCAGCGCGAAGTCACGGACAAAATCATGGACTCCATCATGCGCTTGAGCGGTCAAGAGTACGTGGACGAGTACGCGCAGAAGATCAAGGCGCGAGCCGCTCACAAGCACGGAGCTAGCTCCTAA
- a CDS encoding class II 3-deoxy-7-phosphoheptulonate synthase → MTQTAPQFDFSSTSPTGTISGPAADPQLDIWRELPIAQQPSWHGTEEYEQAVAELGTLPPLVFAGEVDVLRERLAAAAEGRAFLLQGGDCAETFAGATADKISARVKTILQMAVVLTYGASMPVIKMGRMAGQFAKPRSSDSETRDGVTLPAFRGDIVNGYEFTEESRRHNPQRMVKAYHTSAATLNLIRAFTQGGFADLRSVHQWNQGFMANPAHSKYDVLAGEIDRAVNFMSACGADFEALKRTEFFAAHEALLLDYERALTRTDSRTGLPYDTSAHFLWIGERTRQLDGAHVDFLSRVRNPIGVKLGPTTTGDDAIALINKLDPNREPGRLTFITRMGAGNIREKLPAIVEAVQKEGAKVVWVTDPMHGNTVTSQNGYKTRRFDDVMDEVAGFFEVHRALGSVAGGLHVEMTGDDVAECLGGSDPIREDQFDALYESVCDPRLNHMQSLEMAFLVADSLAHQKS, encoded by the coding sequence GTGACTCAGACAGCACCTCAATTCGATTTCTCCTCGACTTCCCCGACCGGAACTATCTCCGGTCCTGCAGCCGATCCGCAGCTGGACATTTGGCGCGAGCTTCCCATCGCGCAACAGCCTTCGTGGCATGGCACGGAAGAGTATGAGCAGGCTGTCGCCGAGCTCGGCACGTTGCCTCCGCTGGTTTTTGCTGGCGAAGTTGACGTTTTGCGTGAGCGACTCGCGGCAGCTGCCGAAGGACGCGCCTTCTTGCTTCAGGGCGGCGACTGCGCCGAAACCTTTGCCGGCGCCACCGCTGACAAGATTTCCGCTCGCGTCAAGACCATCCTGCAAATGGCAGTGGTGTTGACCTACGGCGCTTCCATGCCGGTCATCAAGATGGGGCGCATGGCTGGACAGTTCGCCAAGCCACGCTCTTCCGATTCTGAGACCCGCGATGGCGTGACGCTTCCAGCGTTCCGTGGTGACATTGTGAACGGGTACGAATTTACCGAAGAATCGCGCCGCCACAACCCGCAGCGCATGGTCAAGGCGTACCACACGTCGGCTGCAACCCTGAACCTCATCCGTGCGTTCACCCAGGGCGGTTTTGCAGATTTGCGCTCGGTTCACCAGTGGAACCAGGGCTTCATGGCGAACCCTGCCCACTCGAAGTACGACGTTCTCGCCGGTGAAATTGACCGTGCCGTGAACTTCATGAGCGCTTGCGGCGCAGATTTCGAGGCGCTCAAGCGCACCGAGTTCTTTGCCGCTCACGAAGCATTGTTGTTGGACTACGAGCGTGCGCTGACCCGTACGGATTCCCGCACTGGCTTGCCATACGACACCTCGGCACACTTCTTGTGGATCGGCGAGCGTACCCGCCAGCTGGACGGCGCACACGTTGACTTCTTGTCCCGTGTTCGTAACCCGATCGGCGTGAAGCTTGGCCCAACCACCACCGGTGATGACGCAATTGCATTGATCAACAAGCTTGATCCAAACCGCGAGCCTGGCCGTCTGACGTTCATCACCCGCATGGGTGCTGGCAACATTCGCGAGAAGCTCCCGGCAATCGTGGAGGCCGTCCAGAAGGAAGGCGCCAAGGTTGTGTGGGTTACTGACCCGATGCACGGCAACACCGTCACGAGCCAGAACGGCTACAAGACTCGCCGCTTCGACGACGTCATGGACGAGGTCGCAGGCTTCTTCGAGGTGCACCGCGCGCTCGGCTCTGTAGCCGGCGGCTTGCACGTTGAAATGACTGGCGACGACGTTGCAGAGTGCTTGGGCGGTTCTGATCCGATTCGTGAAGACCAGTTCGATGCTCTCTACGAGTCGGTGTGTGACCCACGCTTGAACCACATGCAGTCCCTTGAGATGGCCTTCTTGGTGGCCGATTCTCTCGCACACCAGAAGTCCTAA